A window from Candidatus Delongbacteria bacterium encodes these proteins:
- a CDS encoding C25 family cysteine peptidase produces the protein MSKSRFLQALMLAGALALGGRCLAGTPPLAENQDPARITSTESLLSGPARLEVRPAGAATTLDWQPGEVWRVEQRDGTSRFLTSGPAREGESTGLPLLPRESRWLEVPAGGEVRVVVEELTLRPLPGVTLGLGRAEEQANTLPDGDRAALEPESAAGRAALAAAGFDKPVLLGEPVIFRDLRLVSLTLHPVLVHAGSVQLVESLRLRLEYGTAPAGEPVGPLAWTAAPAVGGNELRALHSWSGNMERIYDDLVPNHGQFYSQVDESVFPIYLITGSPNYLNDPANMAEFVKWKREKGFDVRIVPFDQIPGGGTSISFGALRDWMHTQWELLRPEYLLLVGDVDGEAACPDSVVQAHTGDYDVSDHFYALQEGEDYFPELFVGRFSVDSISQLFVMAQKPVIHEKSPLVASSDWLTRGLVVSCNYSDTGTPPVSPNETSRWVIDKLRANGFTLTAQDSIFYPPVTDGGGLISSALNQGRGIVSYRGWANSNGWIYPAFDRDDIEALGNVMRMPVVGSFVCQTGAFGQGAGDVVVEDPCFGEKFVRLGSPGDWRGAVAFVGPSDLHTRTQYNNPVCSGFFNAIFDLDITSIGPALLNGKMELYNGYPRERTDRFSSYFYFHIYNVLGDPDLKIWRAIPTSLALESDALLRPGQSVLEVSVNDHQGQPVDGATVTLTAGADGGLLLARGVSRAGHLLLNVDPGLLATGLAAVLTADHIDYMPAQRELSVTPSAAALELTGLSVGEETPDGSLLAGETLSVRLSLRNSGSAALPAGSASLRDPALWESLPDYFSLLDGELAIPALGAGEQVTTSEAFQLRLAADVPNLAPLHLVTDLAAGAYTGVADGRLSAANLALELVSAQWRSGAAQLLTGQLDTLDLVLRNTGAYALPGASLSLLSDDPRVLVVDGPLSLPALALGADAAVAFALEGGAGLFTGQALTVRVQAEEGGRLAELSLPLPVGSILPEDPYGPDAHGYYAIESGDFDVRIRPEYDWVELDPAYGGSGAQRLLLGDDDVTTIVLPFPVTHYGRTTDRLSVCSNGWVALGDTWINDFRNWNLPSSLGPPNLIAAFWDDLKPQRVDGTNDSTYVPVYWRHDAAEGRVVISWSRTWNRYNYLAEGQPKQEFQLILYDQTARPTPTGDSELLVQWKDVTDLDQDNNFATCGMENFGHDIGLQVSYSGYPSPGCVEIASGRGVLFTTRQPLHDSSYRVRILEPQPQQWLRTRQPVLRWDHADFAQILQRTDIEYEVVVSSATAELLRRTVSAAGELDLAALGLSLPENQPLFLDLTAQVDTTHYVSLQGRLSFAVDATAPALSAALLASNLFPGHLELGLLSSEALASLRAVVLGGAGQELLELEPDPGSTGISGGRELRYLRAQLAEGASVLRLEAVDLHGLDVLEELPLAAVPFLAGRLDLPAAELGLEWSGGSGWAVALGVRTADDARLLELPGGLHALELRLPAGVDFAELTLPAPEGTVLAARLDGQWRALEQERTGAGLRARLEQDARVGLMRAGSVEGPLPGTFRLTGNYPNPFNPETWIRFELPQEGEPQLVIYNLAGAQVCRLAVGRLQAGSHQVRWDGHDAAGAPVASGLYLARLEFDGQAQTQRMLLVR, from the coding sequence ATGAGCAAGAGCCGATTCCTCCAGGCCCTGATGTTGGCCGGCGCCCTGGCGCTGGGCGGACGCTGCCTGGCAGGCACGCCGCCCCTGGCCGAGAACCAGGATCCCGCGCGGATCACCTCCACCGAGAGCCTGCTGAGCGGGCCGGCCCGGCTGGAGGTCCGCCCCGCTGGAGCGGCCACCACGCTGGACTGGCAGCCGGGCGAGGTCTGGCGCGTGGAGCAGCGCGACGGCACCTCGCGCTTCCTGACCAGCGGGCCCGCCCGCGAGGGCGAGAGCACGGGCCTGCCGCTGCTGCCGCGGGAGTCGCGCTGGCTGGAAGTCCCCGCCGGCGGCGAGGTGCGCGTGGTGGTGGAGGAGTTGACCCTGCGCCCCCTGCCCGGCGTGACGCTGGGGCTGGGCCGCGCCGAGGAGCAGGCCAACACGCTGCCCGACGGCGACCGTGCGGCGCTGGAGCCGGAATCCGCCGCGGGCCGCGCGGCCCTGGCGGCGGCGGGCTTCGACAAGCCCGTTCTGTTGGGCGAGCCCGTGATCTTCCGCGACCTGCGCCTGGTCTCCCTGACCCTGCATCCCGTGCTCGTGCACGCCGGCAGCGTGCAGCTGGTGGAGTCCCTGCGCCTGCGCCTGGAGTACGGCACCGCGCCCGCCGGCGAGCCGGTGGGACCCCTGGCCTGGACGGCGGCGCCGGCCGTGGGCGGCAACGAGCTGCGCGCCCTGCACAGCTGGTCGGGCAACATGGAGCGGATCTACGACGACCTGGTGCCCAACCACGGCCAGTTCTACAGCCAGGTGGACGAGAGCGTCTTTCCGATCTACCTGATCACCGGCTCGCCCAACTACCTGAACGATCCGGCCAACATGGCCGAGTTTGTCAAGTGGAAGCGCGAGAAGGGCTTCGACGTGCGCATCGTGCCCTTCGACCAGATCCCCGGCGGCGGGACGAGCATCAGTTTCGGCGCGCTGCGCGACTGGATGCACACCCAATGGGAACTTTTGCGACCCGAGTACCTGCTGCTGGTGGGTGACGTGGACGGTGAGGCCGCCTGCCCGGACAGCGTGGTCCAGGCCCACACCGGCGACTACGACGTGAGCGACCACTTCTACGCGCTGCAGGAGGGCGAGGACTACTTCCCCGAGCTCTTCGTGGGGCGCTTCAGCGTGGACAGCATTTCGCAGCTCTTTGTGATGGCCCAGAAACCCGTGATCCACGAGAAGAGCCCGCTGGTGGCCTCCAGCGACTGGCTGACCCGTGGGCTGGTGGTGAGCTGCAACTACAGCGACACGGGCACGCCGCCCGTCAGCCCCAACGAGACCAGCCGCTGGGTCATCGACAAGTTGCGCGCCAACGGCTTCACGCTGACGGCCCAGGACAGCATCTTCTACCCGCCCGTCACCGACGGCGGCGGGCTGATCAGCTCCGCGCTCAACCAGGGGCGCGGCATCGTCAGCTATCGGGGTTGGGCCAATTCCAACGGCTGGATCTACCCCGCTTTCGACCGCGACGACATCGAGGCCCTGGGCAACGTGATGCGGATGCCCGTGGTGGGCAGTTTCGTCTGCCAGACCGGCGCCTTCGGACAGGGGGCCGGCGACGTGGTGGTGGAGGATCCCTGCTTCGGCGAGAAGTTCGTGCGGCTGGGCAGCCCCGGCGACTGGCGCGGCGCCGTGGCCTTCGTGGGTCCCAGCGACCTGCACACGCGCACCCAGTACAACAACCCGGTTTGCAGCGGCTTCTTCAACGCCATCTTCGACCTGGACATCACGAGCATTGGGCCGGCCCTGCTGAACGGCAAGATGGAGCTCTACAACGGCTACCCGCGCGAGCGCACCGACCGCTTCAGCAGCTACTTCTACTTCCACATCTACAACGTGCTGGGCGACCCGGACCTGAAGATCTGGCGCGCCATCCCCACCAGCCTGGCGCTGGAGTCGGACGCGCTCCTGCGGCCCGGCCAGTCCGTGCTGGAAGTGAGCGTCAATGACCACCAGGGGCAACCCGTGGACGGCGCCACGGTGACCCTGACCGCCGGCGCGGACGGCGGCCTGCTGCTGGCCCGCGGCGTTAGCCGGGCCGGCCACCTACTATTGAACGTGGATCCCGGCCTGTTGGCGACCGGACTGGCCGCCGTGCTGACCGCCGACCACATCGACTACATGCCCGCCCAGCGCGAGCTGAGCGTGACGCCTTCCGCGGCGGCCCTGGAACTGACGGGCTTGAGCGTGGGCGAGGAGACGCCGGACGGCAGCCTGCTGGCCGGCGAGACCCTGAGCGTGCGGCTCAGCCTGCGCAACAGCGGCAGCGCGGCCCTGCCCGCGGGCAGCGCCAGCCTGCGCGATCCCGCCCTCTGGGAAAGCCTGCCCGACTACTTCAGCCTGTTGGACGGCGAACTGGCCATCCCAGCCCTGGGCGCCGGCGAGCAGGTCACCACCAGCGAGGCCTTTCAGCTCCGCCTGGCCGCCGACGTGCCCAACCTGGCCCCGCTGCACCTGGTCACCGACCTGGCGGCCGGCGCCTACACGGGCGTCGCCGACGGTCGCTTGAGCGCCGCCAACCTGGCGCTGGAACTGGTCTCGGCGCAGTGGCGCTCGGGCGCGGCCCAATTGCTCACGGGCCAACTGGACACCCTGGACCTCGTGCTGCGCAACACGGGCGCCTACGCGCTGCCCGGCGCCAGCTTGAGCCTGCTCAGCGACGACCCCCGCGTGCTCGTGGTGGACGGGCCGCTCAGCCTGCCCGCCCTGGCCCTGGGCGCCGATGCGGCCGTCGCCTTCGCGCTGGAGGGCGGGGCCGGCCTGTTCACGGGCCAGGCCCTGACGGTGCGGGTCCAGGCTGAAGAGGGCGGCCGGTTGGCCGAACTCAGCCTGCCGCTGCCCGTGGGCTCCATCCTGCCCGAGGATCCCTATGGTCCCGACGCCCACGGCTACTACGCCATCGAGAGCGGCGACTTCGACGTGCGCATCCGGCCGGAGTACGACTGGGTGGAGCTGGATCCGGCCTACGGCGGCTCCGGCGCGCAGCGCCTGCTGCTGGGCGACGACGACGTGACCACCATCGTGCTGCCCTTCCCGGTGACCCACTACGGCCGGACGACCGACCGCCTGAGTGTCTGCTCCAACGGCTGGGTCGCGCTGGGCGACACCTGGATCAACGATTTCCGCAACTGGAACCTGCCCAGCAGCCTGGGTCCGCCCAACCTGATCGCCGCCTTCTGGGACGACCTGAAACCCCAGCGCGTGGACGGCACCAACGACAGCACCTACGTGCCTGTCTACTGGCGCCACGACGCGGCCGAGGGCCGGGTGGTGATCTCCTGGAGCCGCACCTGGAACCGCTACAACTATCTGGCGGAAGGCCAGCCCAAGCAGGAGTTCCAGCTCATCCTCTACGACCAGACGGCCCGGCCCACGCCCACGGGGGACAGCGAGCTGCTGGTGCAGTGGAAGGACGTCACCGATCTGGACCAGGACAACAACTTCGCCACCTGCGGCATGGAGAACTTCGGCCACGACATCGGCCTGCAGGTGAGCTACTCGGGCTATCCCTCGCCGGGCTGCGTGGAGATCGCCTCGGGCCGCGGCGTGCTCTTCACCACGCGCCAGCCGCTGCACGACTCGTCCTACCGGGTGCGCATCCTGGAGCCGCAGCCTCAGCAGTGGCTGCGCACGCGCCAGCCCGTCCTGCGCTGGGACCACGCGGACTTCGCCCAGATCCTGCAGCGCACGGACATCGAATATGAAGTGGTGGTCTCGTCGGCCACGGCCGAACTGCTGCGCCGGACTGTCAGCGCGGCGGGCGAGCTGGACCTGGCCGCGCTGGGCCTCAGCCTGCCGGAGAACCAGCCCCTCTTCCTGGACCTGACGGCCCAGGTGGACACCACGCACTACGTCTCGCTCCAGGGCCGTCTGAGCTTCGCCGTGGACGCCACGGCGCCTGCGCTGAGCGCCGCCCTGCTGGCCTCCAACCTGTTCCCCGGCCACCTGGAACTGGGCCTGCTGAGCAGCGAGGCGCTGGCCTCCCTGCGGGCCGTGGTGTTGGGCGGGGCCGGCCAGGAACTGCTGGAGCTGGAGCCGGATCCGGGCTCGACGGGCATCTCCGGCGGCCGCGAACTGCGCTATCTGCGCGCCCAGCTGGCCGAGGGCGCCAGCGTGCTGCGCCTGGAGGCCGTCGACCTGCACGGCCTGGACGTCCTGGAGGAGCTGCCCCTGGCCGCCGTACCCTTCCTGGCGGGACGGCTGGATCTGCCGGCGGCGGAGCTGGGCCTGGAGTGGAGCGGCGGCAGCGGCTGGGCCGTGGCGCTGGGCGTTCGGACGGCGGACGACGCGCGGCTGCTGGAGCTGCCGGGCGGGTTGCATGCGTTGGAGCTGCGGCTGCCCGCGGGCGTGGACTTCGCCGAGCTCACGCTGCCGGCCCCGGAGGGGACCGTGCTGGCCGCCCGGCTGGACGGCCAGTGGCGCGCGCTGGAACAAGAGCGCACGGGCGCCGGCCTGCGGGCCCGGCTGGAGCAGGACGCGCGGGTGGGCCTGATGCGGGCCGGAAGCGTGGAGGGGCCGCTGCCCGGCACCTTCCGCCTGACGGGCAACTATCCCAATCCCTTCAACCCCGAGACCTGGATCCGCTTCGAGCTGCCGCAGGAGGGCGAGCCGCAGCTGGTCATCTACAATCTGGCGGGCGCCCAGGTCTGCCGGCTGGCGGTGGGCCGCCTGCAGGCGGGCTCGCACCAGGTGCGCTGGGACGGCCACGACGCGGCCGGCGCGCCCGTGGCCAGCGGGCTCTACCTGGCCCGACTGGAGTTCGACGGACAGGCCCAAACCCAGCGCATGCTGCTGGTTCGCTAA